The Macrobrachium rosenbergii isolate ZJJX-2024 chromosome 46, ASM4041242v1, whole genome shotgun sequence genome has a window encoding:
- the LOC136830129 gene encoding protein bicaudal C homolog 1-like isoform X2: protein MGPHHDLRSGSTLSEDSHSEGTLSHANSLEKMTPAATVNEEGLAEQKFRVDRRKLETMILGCPADPRDVEFMKLPIRMDGRILSAEDFFQRIMDKTKTDIKYPKFLKVGARNKKDPHVRVVGEPEAVRIAGAMVRQELEPLSKVTMKLDVSWVHHSFIIGKGGITIQPIVKRTGVSIHFPDGNKNSEVSKSNQVSINSRGEDLSGLEEARASIRELTPIVFTFTLSARAQFINITDPSILMQHVQATYNVQADLRVTDDISPVIVGSVRGNNEFDAARVKEATLCILQAYCDKLAKQMPVQMTLEISPQHHSFVLGKNNEVLKRIMQLTATKITFPDASDLSTPPLKRSTVLISGSVDNVYLARQNILGCLPLVLMFELMPDQDVDPNELRQIMQTWDVNIFLKNKKLDGRRLVVIKGAEKNADLNIGQWLGSSKSPNPVLSHSQGQSSTHWDSGLPSAGSQVPSFLPRSPYTPLVLDPGSTLYSNNYLSLSGNLDDYSNGLLPKTGNGSSSSGLNINSIIPSGMVTSMRDASCGNSSNTGSSVSSPIQSPRDASPDQLMTSQGSLLFGDYDSSSKMGMKALSVMMTDIERRAPGCEKKRMELEHQKLNPLSDYSSKKLQAAKAMKEQVNAAGPRTPTSNWSGYGFSKSMPDFMIRQRMQEKWLQNNYGQKDVEKWDGWKAPSGELSGFSNSQGLSDLSYSSHLSQIPENVSTAEAELTLQRPPVNFSASNIMDCILPRSNKVNTSGQMDITSILTDIQLEQYIDVFASQDVDLNMFLTLDSTDLKELGIKIFGHRKRILMVIKDLASKKPFIGGNSLQTLDHSATTDEGSPA, encoded by the exons ATGGGGCCACACCATGACCTTCGATCGGGATCGACCTTGTCCGAGGACAGCCACTCCGAGGGGACGCTCTCCCATGCAAATAGTTTGGAAAAGATGACGCCCGCTGCTACTGTCAACGAAGAGGGCCTTGCCGAGCAGAAGTTCCGGGTCGACAGGAGGAAACTGGAGACTATGATTCTCG GTTGTCCAGCAGATCCTAGAGATGTAGAGTTTATGAAACTGCCAATTCGTATGGATGGCAGGATACTTTCAGCAGAGGACTTTTTCCAGAGG aTAATGGACAAAACCAAGACAGACATAAAGTACCCAAAATTTTTGAAAGTTGGAGCCAGGAATAAGAAAG ACCCTCATGTGCGAGTGGTTGGTGAACCAGAAGCGGTCCGCATCGCGGGTGCTATGGTCCGCCAGGAACTGGAACCTCTGAGTAAAGTCACCATGAAGCTTGATGTGTCTTGGGTACACCATTCCTTCATCATTGGCAAAGGAGGAATCACCATTCAGCCAATTGTGAAACGCACag GTGTGAGCATTCACTTCCCCGATGGCAACAAGAACAGCGAGGTTAGCAAGAGCAACCAGGTCTCGATCAACAGCCGTGGCGAGGATCTTTCAGGTCTGGAAGAGGCCAGGGCAAGTATACGCGAGCTTACTCCCATTGTGTTCACCTTCACTCTGTCTGCAAGAGCCCAGTTCATCAACATTACGGATCCAAGCATACTTATGCAACATGTGCAAGCGACTTACAATGTACAG GCTGACCTCAGAGTGACAGATGACATCTCACCTGTGATTGTGGGATCAGTTAGGGGCAACAACGAATTTGATGCGGCTCGTGTGAAGGAAGCTACGCTTTGCATTCTGCAAGCATATTGTGATAAACTGGCA AAACAAATGCCAGTGCAGATGACCTTGGAGATCTCTCCTCAGCATCATTCTTTTGTTCTGGGAAAGAATAACGAAGTCTTGAAGCGCATCATGCAGCTTACTGCCACAAA AATCACTTTTCCTGATGCAAGTGATTTGAGCACTCCCCCTTTAAAGAGATCAACTGTTTTAATAAGCGGTTCTGTTGACAATGTTTATTTGGCTCGGCAAAATATACTG GGATGTTTACCACTGGTCCTGATGTTTGAACTTATGCCGGATCAGGACGTAGACCCCAACGAACTAAGGCAAATCATGCAGACTTGGGATGTCAACATCTTTCTGAAGAATAAGAAGCTGGATGGACGGAGACTAGTGGTGATTAAGGGTGCTGAGAAAAATGCGG ATTTAAATATTGGTCAGTGGCTAGGAAGCAGCAAATCCCCCAACCCTGTTTTGTCTCACTCTCAAGGGCAGTCCAGCACTCACTGGGATAGCGGACTGCCTTCCGCTGGCAGCCAGGTTCCTTCGTTCCTTCCCCGGTCACCGTACACACCTCTTGTTCTTGACCCTGGAT CAACCTTGTACTCGAACAACTACCTGTCGCTCTCTGGGAATCTTGATGACTATAGCAACGGTCTTCTGCCAAAGACAGGGAATGGTAGCTCTTCATCTGGACTGAACATTAACTCGATTATTCCTTCTGGAATGGTTACCAGTATGA GGGACGCGTCTTGTGGAAACAGTAGtaacactgggagctctgtgtcGTCTCCTATTCAGTCTCCCAGAGACGCCTCGCCCGACCAGTTAATGACAAGCCAAGGGTCGCTGCTGTTTGGCGATTATGATTCTTCTTCAAAAATGGGAATGAAAG CTCTTTCAGTGATGATGACAGATATTGAACGCCGTGCCCCGGGCTGCGAAAAGAAACGGATGGAACTCGAGCATCAGAAGCTGAATCCGCTGTCAGATTACAGTTCTAAAAAGCTTCAGGCTGCCAAGG ctATGAAAGAACAAGTGAATGCGGCTGGTCCACGTACTCCAACTTCAAATTGGTCTGGGTACGGCTTCAGTAAGAGTATGCCAGATTTCATGATCCGTCAGAGGATGCAGGAGAAGTGGCTTCAGAATAACTAC gGACAGAAAGATGTGGAGAAATGGGATGGTTGGAAAGCACCATCAGGAGAATTGTCGGGTTTCTCAAACAGCCAAGGCCTCTCAGATTTGTCCTACTCATCCCACCTGTCTCAG ATACCTGAAAATGTCAGCACTGCTGAGGCAGAGTTGACCTTGCAAAGGCCACCAGTCAATTTCTCAGCCAGCAACATCATGGACTGCATCTTGCCTCGCTCGAACAAGGTGAACACCTCAGGGCAAATGGACATCACATCTATATTGACAGACATACAACTGGAGCAGTATATTG ATGTGTTTGCATCCCAAGATGTCGACCTAAACATGTTCTTGACATTGGATAGTACAGATCTCAAAGAACTGGGAATTAAGATATTCGGACACCGTAAACGCATCTTGATGGTTATAAAAG ATTTAGCAAGTAAGAAGCCATTCATTGGTGGAAATTCGTTACAGACCTTAGACCATTCAGCTACCACGGATGAGGGATCACctgcttga
- the LOC136830129 gene encoding protein bicaudal C homolog 1-like isoform X1: MGPHHDLRSGSTLSEDSHSEGTLSHANSLEKMTPAATVNEEGLAEQKFRVDRRKLETMILGCPADPRDVEFMKLPIRMDGRILSAEDFFQRIMDKTKTDIKYPKFLKVGARNKKDPHVRVVGEPEAVRIAGAMVRQELEPLSKVTMKLDVSWVHHSFIIGKGGITIQPIVKRTGVSIHFPDGNKNSEVSKSNQVSINSRGEDLSGLEEARASIRELTPIVFTFTLSARAQFINITDPSILMQHVQATYNVQADLRVTDDISPVIVGSVRGNNEFDAARVKEATLCILQAYCDKLAKQMPVQMTLEISPQHHSFVLGKNNEVLKRIMQLTATKITFPDASDLSTPPLKRSTVLISGSVDNVYLARQNILGCLPLVLMFELMPDQDVDPNELRQIMQTWDVNIFLKNKKLDGRRLVVIKGAEKNADNIYEAWRLISKAEKEPPKARIPSSYVIPEADPLYGIGNLNIGQWLGSSKSPNPVLSHSQGQSSTHWDSGLPSAGSQVPSFLPRSPYTPLVLDPGSTLYSNNYLSLSGNLDDYSNGLLPKTGNGSSSSGLNINSIIPSGMVTSMRDASCGNSSNTGSSVSSPIQSPRDASPDQLMTSQGSLLFGDYDSSSKMGMKALSVMMTDIERRAPGCEKKRMELEHQKLNPLSDYSSKKLQAAKAMKEQVNAAGPRTPTSNWSGYGFSKSMPDFMIRQRMQEKWLQNNYGQKDVEKWDGWKAPSGELSGFSNSQGLSDLSYSSHLSQIPENVSTAEAELTLQRPPVNFSASNIMDCILPRSNKVNTSGQMDITSILTDIQLEQYIDVFASQDVDLNMFLTLDSTDLKELGIKIFGHRKRILMVIKDLASKKPFIGGNSLQTLDHSATTDEGSPA, translated from the exons ATGGGGCCACACCATGACCTTCGATCGGGATCGACCTTGTCCGAGGACAGCCACTCCGAGGGGACGCTCTCCCATGCAAATAGTTTGGAAAAGATGACGCCCGCTGCTACTGTCAACGAAGAGGGCCTTGCCGAGCAGAAGTTCCGGGTCGACAGGAGGAAACTGGAGACTATGATTCTCG GTTGTCCAGCAGATCCTAGAGATGTAGAGTTTATGAAACTGCCAATTCGTATGGATGGCAGGATACTTTCAGCAGAGGACTTTTTCCAGAGG aTAATGGACAAAACCAAGACAGACATAAAGTACCCAAAATTTTTGAAAGTTGGAGCCAGGAATAAGAAAG ACCCTCATGTGCGAGTGGTTGGTGAACCAGAAGCGGTCCGCATCGCGGGTGCTATGGTCCGCCAGGAACTGGAACCTCTGAGTAAAGTCACCATGAAGCTTGATGTGTCTTGGGTACACCATTCCTTCATCATTGGCAAAGGAGGAATCACCATTCAGCCAATTGTGAAACGCACag GTGTGAGCATTCACTTCCCCGATGGCAACAAGAACAGCGAGGTTAGCAAGAGCAACCAGGTCTCGATCAACAGCCGTGGCGAGGATCTTTCAGGTCTGGAAGAGGCCAGGGCAAGTATACGCGAGCTTACTCCCATTGTGTTCACCTTCACTCTGTCTGCAAGAGCCCAGTTCATCAACATTACGGATCCAAGCATACTTATGCAACATGTGCAAGCGACTTACAATGTACAG GCTGACCTCAGAGTGACAGATGACATCTCACCTGTGATTGTGGGATCAGTTAGGGGCAACAACGAATTTGATGCGGCTCGTGTGAAGGAAGCTACGCTTTGCATTCTGCAAGCATATTGTGATAAACTGGCA AAACAAATGCCAGTGCAGATGACCTTGGAGATCTCTCCTCAGCATCATTCTTTTGTTCTGGGAAAGAATAACGAAGTCTTGAAGCGCATCATGCAGCTTACTGCCACAAA AATCACTTTTCCTGATGCAAGTGATTTGAGCACTCCCCCTTTAAAGAGATCAACTGTTTTAATAAGCGGTTCTGTTGACAATGTTTATTTGGCTCGGCAAAATATACTG GGATGTTTACCACTGGTCCTGATGTTTGAACTTATGCCGGATCAGGACGTAGACCCCAACGAACTAAGGCAAATCATGCAGACTTGGGATGTCAACATCTTTCTGAAGAATAAGAAGCTGGATGGACGGAGACTAGTGGTGATTAAGGGTGCTGAGAAAAATGCGG ATAACATTTACGAAGCATGGCGCCTGATCTCCAAGGCCGAGAAGGAACCTCCTAAAGCACGCATTCCTTCCTCCTATGTCATTCCTGAAGCAGACCCTTTGTATGGAATTGGTA ATTTAAATATTGGTCAGTGGCTAGGAAGCAGCAAATCCCCCAACCCTGTTTTGTCTCACTCTCAAGGGCAGTCCAGCACTCACTGGGATAGCGGACTGCCTTCCGCTGGCAGCCAGGTTCCTTCGTTCCTTCCCCGGTCACCGTACACACCTCTTGTTCTTGACCCTGGAT CAACCTTGTACTCGAACAACTACCTGTCGCTCTCTGGGAATCTTGATGACTATAGCAACGGTCTTCTGCCAAAGACAGGGAATGGTAGCTCTTCATCTGGACTGAACATTAACTCGATTATTCCTTCTGGAATGGTTACCAGTATGA GGGACGCGTCTTGTGGAAACAGTAGtaacactgggagctctgtgtcGTCTCCTATTCAGTCTCCCAGAGACGCCTCGCCCGACCAGTTAATGACAAGCCAAGGGTCGCTGCTGTTTGGCGATTATGATTCTTCTTCAAAAATGGGAATGAAAG CTCTTTCAGTGATGATGACAGATATTGAACGCCGTGCCCCGGGCTGCGAAAAGAAACGGATGGAACTCGAGCATCAGAAGCTGAATCCGCTGTCAGATTACAGTTCTAAAAAGCTTCAGGCTGCCAAGG ctATGAAAGAACAAGTGAATGCGGCTGGTCCACGTACTCCAACTTCAAATTGGTCTGGGTACGGCTTCAGTAAGAGTATGCCAGATTTCATGATCCGTCAGAGGATGCAGGAGAAGTGGCTTCAGAATAACTAC gGACAGAAAGATGTGGAGAAATGGGATGGTTGGAAAGCACCATCAGGAGAATTGTCGGGTTTCTCAAACAGCCAAGGCCTCTCAGATTTGTCCTACTCATCCCACCTGTCTCAG ATACCTGAAAATGTCAGCACTGCTGAGGCAGAGTTGACCTTGCAAAGGCCACCAGTCAATTTCTCAGCCAGCAACATCATGGACTGCATCTTGCCTCGCTCGAACAAGGTGAACACCTCAGGGCAAATGGACATCACATCTATATTGACAGACATACAACTGGAGCAGTATATTG ATGTGTTTGCATCCCAAGATGTCGACCTAAACATGTTCTTGACATTGGATAGTACAGATCTCAAAGAACTGGGAATTAAGATATTCGGACACCGTAAACGCATCTTGATGGTTATAAAAG ATTTAGCAAGTAAGAAGCCATTCATTGGTGGAAATTCGTTACAGACCTTAGACCATTCAGCTACCACGGATGAGGGATCACctgcttga
- the LOC136830130 gene encoding uncharacterized protein, producing the protein MMNPSDFEYLSCEANREGHLGDVLQCFVHDFTLRQGAGEAKMREVERKIGGVTSELFILRKLLQDFQTRVNDDHDLIMRLQHEIEALQSRVRSIDSKQAAADTQCGHLNLRIEQLRDQISQNCDDTQQNVSRLLSSFARVHLTRGSARNDNLNNNNRDYRQDHSPTNDVSCSARWGPSHGANFSCHSETMTNAINSMPHQNSVAAPPETTFPHAATTDVSNEERCLNDGHDAITGGPSTAVLPRPLCDGLTSGEEGCMHEISEAVSENGALADSGCCQALQEVSNSSFINNDCSLSNEVISDETTSHDASPSVNFAPDENLREDDSHGVISEVPESVNGIYKAMNSHETWPMEDEVNEIHKEETLSHSTTQEELPSTFTHLPDDKANEHHESPYNVISQERGDLPNFEMPQTTSQSHNEPSISKISEETSNPSSMDLPPSTGECSSDMISQEKTESSAEKTLVTSETMSSEAPSVPDGSGVSQTPMRKNKPKRHRGRKRKDSQSTENQSAPGKTEDCPATRTEEVCSHDTVQEVQSQELSLEQCSQNENMTYDLSQEVMVQQLIGNDTLDQCEAEQPSSQESEQATEGMSDKQLVDPQLSKLQPACDEFKPRQSFAPEGEGDEFAPVQCTQEVPDDENGSVAATKFTQTENRPSKGQRSFNLKADSASPQTRRRGAFHSEIDDDEIPDLSDIDSLTEEEKNAGKGKATPWEERKAIEIKTPSGEITNLQTKRKPKVTERRMEAKEEEQKDDVVGMCANCGNLAKLRCGNCRQAFYCKKECQKDHWKTGHKDQCRPYQVLQSPELGRYMVASRDLKAGDVILKEDPIVVGPKQITEPICLGCYKRVDGSYRCQKCHWPLCGPQCERSPDHLPECVVGAEIGSPIEITNFEEPNHFYEVVFPLRCLALKKKSPRKYEQILALDSHYEDRKGTHVYMENQKSIVNMLRNYFFLQQFPIEDIDSSEKSIHNVTGIIDVNALEIRLPESEILGLYPNFAMMEHSCTPNTKHTFTDSRQVVLKAAVDIKAGEHLSTMYTHILWGTLARRDHLKHSKYFMCTCFRCSDPTELGTNFSTLRCKSCTNGFMLSAAPLDELADWICTSCNATIKSAEVTGINLKLGEEVETTLAAPTVPLLEELLQKHAKTTVHPNHFHLFATRHTLLQMYGRDPAYANEDYMKKKERMCQDFLKVCTALDPGMSRLAPYAGVALYEYHLAVLSRTRHDQDARQTDPAALKKDVETAKALLQQCIKVLQEEPKDQPEGQLCQVAQQNLIELRQWEANLFSS; encoded by the exons ATGATGAATCCTAGTGACTTCGAGTATCTGTCCTGCGAAGCCAATCGAGAAGGGCACCTTGGCGATGTTCTGCAATGTTTCGTCCACGATTTCACCCTCAGGCAAGGCGCTGGGGAGGCCAAGATGCGGGAAGTGGAGAGGAAAATCGGCGGGGTTACGAGTGAGCTCTTCATCCTAAGAAAGCTCCTGCAGGATTTTCAGACTCGGGTGAACGACGACCACGACCTCATCATGAGACTCCAGCACGAGATCGAGGCCCTCCAGAGCAGAGTCAGGTCCATAGATTCTAAGCAGGCTGCTGCGGACACCCAGTGCGGCCATCTGAACTTGAGGATAGAGCAGCTGAGGGATCAGATCAGTCAGAACTGCGACGACACTCAGCAGAACGTCAGTCGACTTCTGAGTAGCTTCGCAAGGGTTCACCTCACCCGAGGGAGCGCCAGAAACGATAACCTGAACAATAACAACAGGGATTACAGACAGGACCACTCGCCCACAAACGATGTGAGCTGTAGTGCGAGATGGGGTCCCTCCCACGGCGCGAATTTTTCTTGCCACAGTGAAACTATGACAAATGCCATCAATTCCATGCCCCACCAGAACTCTGTAGCAGCCCCACCGGAAACCACATTCCCACACGCAGCGACAACAGATGTATCGAACGAAGAACGTTGCTTGAATGACGGCCATGACGCCATTACAGGTGGGCCGTCCACCGCCGTGCTACCCCGTCCTCTTTGTGATGGTCtgacctcaggagaggaagggtgTATGCATGAAATTTCTGAAGCCGTTTCTGAGAACGGTGCTCTGGCAGACAGTGGATGCTGCCAGGCACTTCAAGAAGTCAGTAACAGCAGTTTCATAAATAACGATTGCTCTCTGAGTAACGAAGTCATTTCAGACGAAACTACAAGCCATGATGCATCTCCTTCAGTGAATTTTGCTCCAGACGAGAATCTGAGGGAAGATGACAGTCATGGTGTCATTTCTGAAGTTCCTGAAAGTGTGAATGGAATTTATAAGGCCATGAACTCACATGAAACATGGCCTATGGAGGATGAggtaaatgaaattcataaagaagAGACACTATCTCACAGTACCACTCAAGAAGAACTCCCATCAACATTTACACATTTACCAGATGATAAGGCTAATGAACATCACGAATCTCCCTACAATGTGATATCCCAAGAGAGGGGTGACCTTCCAAACTTCGAAATGCCTCAGACAACATCTCAATCACACAATGAACCTTCTATCAGTAAAATATCAGAAGAAACTTCTAACCCTTCAAGCATGGACTTACCTCCATCGACTGGGGAATGCTCCAGTGATATGATATCCCAAGAAAAAACTGAATCTTCAGCTGAGAAAACTCTAGTTACTAGTGAAACCATGAGCTCAGAGGCACCCAGTGTGCCAGATGGATCTGGGGTGTCACAGACGCCCATGAGAAAGAACAAACCCAAACGTCACAGAGGCAGAAAAAGGAAAGACTCACAGAGCACAGAGAACCAGTCTGCTCCAGGCAAAACAGAAGACTGCCCTGCAACCAGAACAGAAGAAGTCTGTAGTCATGATACTGTACAAGAAGTTCAGAGTCAAGAGTTGAGTCTTGAGCAGTgttcacaaaatgaaaacatgaccTATGACTTGAGTCAGGAAGTTATGGTACAACAGCTCATAGGCAATGACACTTTAGATCAGTGTGAGGCTGAGCAACCATCTTCACAAGAAAGTGAGCAGGCAACAGAGGGTATGAGTGATAAGCAGCTAGTGGATCCCCAGCTAAGTAAGTTGCAGCCTGCGTGCGATGAATTCAAACCCCGCCAGAGCTTTGCTCCAGAAGGCGAAGGCGATGAGTTCGCTCCTGTACAGTGCACACAAGAAGTGCCTGACGACGAGAACGGCTCAGTGGCCGCGACGAAATTCACTCAGACAGAAAACAGACCAAGCAAGGGCCAGAGGTCCTTCAACCTGAAGGCAGACAGCGCCTCCCCACAGACAAGGCGCAGGGGGGCGTTCCACTCGGAAATCGACGACGACGAAATACCCGATTTAAGCGACATCGACTCCCTgacggaggaggagaagaacgcaGGCAAGGGGAAGGCCACGCCCTGGGAGGAAAGGAAGGCCATAGAGATTAAGACTCCCTCGGGGGAAATCACGAACCTGCAGACGAAGAGGAAACCCAAGGTTACCGAGCGAAG aatGGAGGCGAAAGAAGAAGAGCAGAAGGACGATGTGGTGGGCATGTGCGCCAACTGCGGCAACCTGGCCAAGCTCAGGTGCGGGAACTGTCGTCAGGCCTTCTACTGCAAGAAGGAGTGTCAGAAGGATCACTGGAAGACGGGACACAAGGACCAGTGTCGACCTTACCAG GTGCTACAGAGTCCCGAATTGGGCAGGTACATGGTAGCGTCCCGCGACCTGAAGGCTGGAGACGTGATATTGAAGGAGGACCCAATTGTCGTGGGGCCAAAACAGATCACCGAACCCATCTGCCTGGGTTGCTACAAGAGGGTAGATGGGTCCTACAG GTGCCAAAAATGCCACTGGCCCCTGTGCGGTCCACAGTGTGAAAGGTCACCTGACCACTTGCCCGAGTGTGTAGTGGGAGCGGAAATTGGGTCGCCGATTGAAATTACCAATTTCGAAGAGCCGAACCATTTTTATGAGGTCGTCTTTCCCCTCAG GTGCCTGGCCCTCAAGAAGAAGTCACCAAGGAAGTACGAGCAAATCTTAGCACTGGACAGCCATTATGAAGACAGGAAGGGAACCCATGTCTACATGGAAAATCAGAAGAGCATTGTCAACATGCTCCgcaactacttcttcctccagcaGTTCCCAATCGAGGACATAGACAGCTCCGAAAAGTCGATACACAACGTGACGGGTATCATAGATGTGAACGCCCTCGAAATCAGACTGCCCGAGTCAGAAATCCTGGGCCTGTATCCAAATTTTGCCATGATGGAGCATTCTTGCACTCCCAACACAAAGCATACCTTCACAGACAGCCGCCAAGTCGTTCTGAAGGCGGCTGTTGACATCAAAGCTGGAGAACACCTCAGTACAATGTACACCCACATCCTCTGGGGCACGCTTGCTCGAAGAGATCACCTGAAGCACAGCAAATACTTCATGTGCACTTGCTTCAGATGCTCTGACCCAACTGAACTGGGCACGAACTTCTCAACACTCCGCTGCAAGAGCTGCACCAACGGCTTCATGCTCTCCGCAGCGCCTCTCGACGAGCTAGCAGACTGGATATGTACTTCCTGTAACGCAACCATCAAGAGTGCAGAAGTCACTGGCATTAACCTGAAGTTAGGTGAAGAAGTCGAGACCACTTTGGCAGCGCCTACCGTACCACTCCTCGAGGAACTTCTACAGAAGCACGCTAAGACCACAGTCCATCCAAATCATTTCCACTTGTTTGCAACTCGGCACACCCTCCTGCAGATGTATGGCAGAGACCCTGCGTATGCCAACGAAGACtacatgaagaagaaagagaggatgtGCCAAGACTTCCTGAAGGTTTGCACCGCTCTCGATCCAGGCATGTCGAGATTAGCACCGTACGCAGGCGTTGCTCTGTACGAATACCACTTGGCTGTGCTCTCTCGCACCCGGCATGACCAAGACGCACGTCAGACTGACCCTGCGGCACTGAAGAAGGACGTTGAAACAGCTAAAGCTCTCCTGCAACAATGCATAAAGGTACTACAAGAAGAACCCAAGGATCAGCCAGAGGGTCAACTATGTCAGGTGGCTCAGCAGAATCTCATAGAACTGAGACAATGGGAAGCCAACCTCTTCTCGTCTTGA